Within the Mycobacterium gordonae genome, the region GGCTGCGGCTGGACGCCGAAACCCGCGGTCTAGCCCAGCGCGAATTCGCACTGGCCGTCGAGTCAGCCTTGGAGCGCCTCGGGTTGGGTCCGTTCTCGCATCGACGCCCATAGCGCCGCGGTGGCCGCGGTGCAGGCCGCGGCACCGGCAACGTGCAGCGCGACCAGCACGGCCGGGACCCCGGTGTAGTACTGGGCGGTTCCCACGCCGGCCTGGGCGACCACGACCGCGACCAGCACGCCCAGCCGCCGCAGCACCACGCGGCCGGCCTGCACCGCCCACAGCCCGAAGCCCAGGCCGATCAGTAGCGACAGATACGAGACCAGCAGCGACGAGTGCGCGTGCACCAGGGTGTTGATCTCGACCTTGAGCCGCGGCACCGTCCGGCTCGGGCTCTTGTCACCGGCGTGCGGCCCGGCGGCGGTCACCAGGGTGCCGGTGATTAGCACCGCGGCCAGGTTCATCGCGCTCAACGCCGTCAGCAACCGCATTGGCCTGGCGACCCGCTCGCGTACCTCGCCGTCGTCGGGTTCCCCAAC harbors:
- a CDS encoding COX15/CtaA family protein, producing the protein MRLVDLLPNPSLRVQRIVAAAVILTQGGIAVTGAIVRVTASGLGCPTWPQCFPGSFTPIAVSEVPRIHQAVEFGNRMITFAVVITAALAVLAVTRARRRREVLVYAWLMPASTVVQAVIGGITVRTGLLWWTVAIHLLASMTMVWLSVLLFVKVGEPDDGEVRERVARPMRLLTALSAMNLAAVLITGTLVTAAGPHAGDKSPSRTVPRLKVEINTLVHAHSSLLVSYLSLLIGLGFGLWAVQAGRVVLRRLGVLVAVVVAQAGVGTAQYYTGVPAVLVALHVAGAAACTAATAALWASMRERTQPEALQG